In Micromonospora sp. LH3U1, one genomic interval encodes:
- a CDS encoding cytochrome c oxidase subunit 4 — MKTEWRIFLIIAGFLLGATILYGAWTNGASGGVEWVGTVALLLSFLLCSMCGGFFWFVSRRIDLRPEDRPDAEIADGAGEVGFFSPGSYWPFGLALAAALAALGLVFWQYWLIGAGLLAVIFAACGLLFEYYSGTRRTAEH; from the coding sequence ATGAAGACCGAGTGGCGTATCTTCCTGATCATCGCCGGGTTCCTCCTCGGTGCCACCATCCTCTACGGCGCCTGGACGAACGGTGCGTCGGGCGGCGTCGAGTGGGTGGGCACCGTCGCCCTGCTGCTGTCCTTCCTGCTCTGCTCGATGTGCGGTGGCTTCTTCTGGTTCGTCTCCCGCCGGATCGACCTGCGCCCGGAGGACCGCCCGGACGCCGAGATCGCCGACGGCGCTGGCGAGGTCGGCTTCTTCAGCCCGGGCAGCTACTGGCCGTTCGGTCTGGCGCTGGCCGCCGCGCTCGCCGCGCTCGGCCTGGTGTTCTGGCAGTACTGGCTGATCGGCGCCGGCCTGTTGGCGGTCATCTTCGCCGCGTGCGGTCTGCTGTTCGAGTACTACTCCGGCACCCGGCGTACCGCCGAGCACTGA
- a CDS encoding cytochrome c oxidase assembly protein: MLHVDPIFAATSAPPPFTVGAVLTETRLDSWLALGLVLAAGLYLYGVHRLRIRGDRWPIARTVFFIGPGLGGIALVTVSGLHAYDTALLSVHMIQHMVLSMVAPIFLALGAPMTLALRTLPVGPRKRLLAIVHSRVARVYSFPLVAFAIFVVNPFVLYFSDLYRFTLEHAWAHELVHAHFIMTGCVFFWPLLGLDPLPGRWPYPARALLMLLSVPFHTVLGLTIMQSSTLFGGDWYPSLNLGWSDPWADQVVAGGILWAGGEFVSVTMLAVLVVQWVKQSEREARRVDRELDRQEARERAADAAAA, from the coding sequence TGGCTGGCCCTCGGCCTTGTGCTCGCTGCCGGCCTGTACCTCTACGGGGTACACCGTCTGCGCATACGTGGAGACCGCTGGCCGATCGCCCGTACCGTGTTCTTCATCGGCCCCGGGCTGGGCGGTATCGCGCTGGTCACGGTCAGCGGGCTGCACGCGTACGACACGGCGCTGTTGTCCGTGCACATGATCCAGCACATGGTGCTGTCGATGGTGGCGCCGATCTTCCTGGCGCTGGGCGCGCCGATGACCCTGGCCCTGCGCACGCTGCCGGTCGGGCCGCGTAAGCGCCTGCTCGCGATCGTGCACAGCCGCGTCGCCCGGGTCTACAGCTTCCCGCTGGTGGCGTTCGCCATCTTCGTGGTCAACCCGTTCGTCCTGTACTTCAGCGACCTGTACCGCTTCACCCTCGAGCACGCCTGGGCACACGAACTGGTGCACGCGCACTTCATCATGACCGGCTGCGTGTTCTTCTGGCCGCTGCTCGGCCTGGACCCGCTGCCCGGCCGCTGGCCGTACCCGGCGCGTGCGCTGCTGATGCTGCTGTCCGTGCCGTTCCACACCGTGCTCGGCCTCACCATCATGCAGAGCAGCACGCTCTTCGGCGGCGACTGGTACCCGTCCCTCAACCTCGGTTGGTCCGACCCCTGGGCGGACCAGGTGGTCGCCGGCGGCATCCTCTGGGCCGGCGGTGAGTTCGTCAGTGTGACCATGCTCGCGGTCCTGGTGGTCCAGTGGGTCAAACAGTCCGAACGCGAGGCCCGCCGGGTCGACCGCGAGCTGGATCGCCAGGAGGCCCGCGAGCGCGCCGCCGACGCCGCAGCCGCCTGA
- the ctaC gene encoding aa3-type cytochrome oxidase subunit II: MVARSSEVRPSAVRHSASSGVGGRRGRGAGRLAGLGLGGVALLVLLTGCDVGQAFDGFGWPQGGISPESKRMYDLWIASCVAALAVGIFVWGLIFWCVVRYRKRGNALPVQTRYNMPMEFLYTIAPILIVSVLFYYTAIVQTDVDKLSKNPDVTVEVVAFKWNWQFNYRDGQGPEARTTASTLGTSEVIPVLVLPTNRSIRFEETSRDVIHSFWVPELLFKRDVMPGKIRNVFEVSSLDAEGAYVGRCAELCGSYHAFMNFELRVVSPENYDKFLAAKQGGKSTQDALAEIGEQPYAETTQPFDTRRTQDNFNPDKVPARTGS; encoded by the coding sequence GTGGTCGCAAGGAGTTCGGAGGTACGGCCGTCGGCCGTACGGCACAGCGCTTCCTCAGGGGTCGGTGGACGCCGGGGGCGTGGTGCTGGTCGGTTGGCCGGGCTCGGTCTCGGTGGCGTGGCGTTGCTGGTCCTGCTCACGGGCTGTGATGTGGGACAGGCGTTCGACGGCTTCGGCTGGCCGCAGGGCGGCATCTCGCCGGAGTCCAAGCGGATGTACGACCTGTGGATCGCCTCCTGTGTCGCGGCGCTCGCGGTCGGCATCTTCGTGTGGGGCCTGATCTTCTGGTGTGTGGTGCGGTACCGCAAGCGTGGCAACGCGCTGCCGGTGCAGACCCGCTACAACATGCCGATGGAGTTCCTCTACACCATCGCGCCGATCCTGATCGTCTCCGTGCTCTTCTACTACACGGCGATCGTGCAGACCGACGTCGACAAGTTGTCCAAGAACCCGGACGTCACGGTCGAGGTCGTCGCGTTCAAGTGGAACTGGCAGTTCAACTACCGCGACGGTCAGGGCCCGGAGGCCCGCACCACCGCGTCGACGCTGGGCACCAGCGAGGTCATCCCGGTGCTGGTGCTGCCGACGAACCGGTCCATCCGGTTCGAGGAGACCAGCCGCGACGTCATCCACTCGTTCTGGGTGCCGGAGCTGCTGTTCAAGCGGGACGTGATGCCGGGCAAGATCCGCAACGTCTTCGAGGTCTCCAGCCTGGACGCCGAGGGTGCCTACGTCGGGCGCTGCGCCGAGCTGTGCGGCAGCTACCACGCGTTCATGAACTTCGAGCTGCGGGTGGTCTCGCCGGAGAACTACGACAAGTTCCTGGCTGCCAAGCAGGGCGGCAAGTCCACCCAGGACGCGCTGGCCGAGATCGGTGAGCAGCCGTACGCGGAGACCACGCAGCCGTTCGACACCCGGCGGACGCAGGACAACTTCAACCCGGACAAAGTTCCGGCCCGCACGGGAAGCTGA
- the trpD gene encoding anthranilate phosphoribosyltransferase, whose translation MGDRTWPHLLNSLLRGEELSTADTAWAMGEIMAGSAGAAQVAGFAVALRAKGETSAELAGLVETMLSRAVPVDLPDELRSTALDVVGTGGDLAHTVNISTMAALVVAGAGVRVVKHGNRAASSSCGTADLLEFLGVPLDLDPDAIVRCVTEAGIGFCFAARFHPGMRHTGPVRRELGVPTVFNFLGPLTNPARPRAGAVGCFDPRMAPVMAGVFAARGDSVLVMRGEDGLDEFTTAAPTRIWAAQGGTVRETVLDAMDLGVPRATLADLRGADAAYNAGVARRLLAGEKGPVRDAVLVNAAAALATQGPLDGDLTEALRAGLDRAAESIDSGAAAATLDRWIETATTA comes from the coding sequence ATGGGCGATCGGACCTGGCCGCACCTGCTCAACTCGCTGCTGCGCGGCGAGGAGCTGTCCACCGCCGACACCGCCTGGGCGATGGGCGAGATCATGGCCGGGTCGGCGGGCGCCGCGCAGGTCGCGGGCTTCGCGGTGGCGCTGCGGGCCAAGGGTGAGACATCGGCCGAGCTGGCTGGGCTGGTGGAGACGATGTTGAGCCGGGCCGTCCCGGTCGACCTCCCCGACGAGCTGCGGTCCACCGCACTGGACGTGGTGGGCACCGGCGGTGACCTCGCCCACACGGTCAACATCTCCACCATGGCCGCTCTGGTGGTGGCGGGTGCCGGCGTCCGCGTGGTCAAGCACGGCAACCGGGCGGCATCGTCCTCCTGCGGCACAGCCGACCTGTTGGAGTTCCTCGGCGTCCCGCTCGACCTCGATCCGGACGCGATCGTCCGCTGCGTCACCGAGGCGGGCATCGGGTTCTGCTTCGCGGCCCGGTTCCACCCGGGGATGCGGCACACCGGGCCGGTTCGCCGGGAGCTGGGCGTGCCCACCGTCTTCAACTTCCTCGGCCCGCTGACCAACCCGGCCCGGCCCCGTGCCGGCGCCGTCGGCTGCTTCGACCCGCGAATGGCCCCGGTGATGGCTGGCGTGTTCGCCGCCCGCGGTGACTCCGTCCTGGTGATGCGCGGCGAGGACGGGCTGGACGAGTTCACCACGGCCGCACCGACCCGGATCTGGGCGGCCCAGGGCGGCACCGTACGCGAGACCGTGCTGGACGCGATGGACCTGGGAGTACCCCGGGCCACCCTCGCGGACCTGCGGGGCGCTGACGCCGCGTACAACGCTGGGGTGGCCCGTCGTCTGCTGGCCGGCGAGAAGGGCCCGGTCCGCGACGCGGTGCTGGTCAACGCCGCGGCGGCGCTGGCCACGCAGGGCCCGCTCGACGGCGACCTGACCGAGGCGCTGCGCGCCGGTCTGGACCGCGCGGCCGAGTCGATCGACTCCGGCGCGGCCGCCGCGACCCTCGACCGCTGGATCGAGACCGCCACCACCGCCTGA